The bacterium sequence CGAATCGATGCGACTGCCACATACCGGTTCTCCACCTAACCTTATGAGAGCTTGGACGGCATCGCGATCCGCAGTAGGGTAGCGATATAGCGGTCCCGCCCAACAATATCGTTGAGAACCATAAAACAAGAGAAGTATAATAACGTATTGCAAAAGGAATTCCTGACACTTCTTAACACATAAAAACAAAATGTTACGCTGTTACTCACGGAGTTGAAATATCAGTTGAAAATGCAAATATTGTCACTGCTTCCTCAAAATGCAAGATTTTTTACTAACCTTTAAAGAAAAATCGCAATCAGGAACGGCTCTCTGGAAAAATAACGCCGATTTTTCTCTGAACAATGTATAACTGACCGAAAGTGCGATATGGTCTATTTGCATAATGTTCTGAATTTGTGTAAAATTTCACGTCAGACAACTGACAACCCTCTTGAAAACTTTCTGACTTGAATTTCCCCCAGGGAAGTAGGGTCGACGAACGGGAATACCCCCCCAATTCCCCGTCGGCCCTTTTCTCGTAGTAGATATTAGACTATTTTGGTCTTTTTTGTCCCCGCCAATCCAAACGTAAAAGCGGGTGTGCAGGAGAAAAAATGATACTATCCCGACAGGCGGATTACGGGATCCGGGTAATGATTGATGTTGCGCGGTTCGGTGGGAGCGAGCCGGTAACTACGCGCGATATTGCAGAACGGCAACAGATTCCCACCGCATTTTTACACAAAACAGTTACGCAACTATCCAAAGCGCAATTGTTGAGCGCGCGCCGTGGTGCTGGTGGTGGGCTGACACTGCAGCGTTCAGCAGATTTGATTTCGGTTTTGCACATAGTCGAGGCGATCGAGGGGCCGCTATCCCTTATGGATTGCACAATGAATGGAAATCCCTGCGAGCGTTCTGATCACTGTGCTGTCCACGATTTACTCGAAGAGACGACTCACGAGTTATCGGCACGACTCAATGCTACCAGTTTAGCAGAATTGCTCACGAAACAAATTGCTGCTGATGCGAAAGCAAAACGCCGTCGCAAATCAATAGTCCAAATCAATGCAAGATAATCATCCATGAAGAGCGCATATTTGGATTGGATCAGCGCAGCTCCGGTATTGCCGGAGGCGGCGCAAGCGATGGCTCACGCCGTGGAAAAGATTTACGGTAATGCTTCCTCACGTTTACATCCATGGGGAGTATCGGCACAACGAGAGCTCAATCGTGCCCGCGATGGGGTTGCTCGTTTAATTGGCGCATACGATCCGATAGAGTTAGTGTTTACCAGCTCTGCGACGGAAGCGAATAACCTCGCGATAAAGGGGATTGCCCGGATGAGCGAGCGCGGGAAACACATTGTTATCGGCGCCATCGATCACCCTTCGATCCGAATGGCAGCGGAGCGTTTGGCTTGGGACGGCTACACCATTTTGTATGCACCAGTAGATACAAACGGATTTATCCAACTTGACAAACTGCG is a genomic window containing:
- a CDS encoding Rrf2 family transcriptional regulator → MILSRQADYGIRVMIDVARFGGSEPVTTRDIAERQQIPTAFLHKTVTQLSKAQLLSARRGAGGGLTLQRSADLISVLHIVEAIEGPLSLMDCTMNGNPCERSDHCAVHDLLEETTHELSARLNATSLAELLTKQIAADAKAKRRRKSIVQINAR